The following proteins are encoded in a genomic region of Paenibacillus sp. FSL R7-0273:
- a CDS encoding cytidine deaminase, whose translation MESALLLQEAIKARANAYIPYSRFGVGAALLDQDGHVHHGCNIENAAYGPTNCGERTALFRAVADGHKPGSFRAIAVVADTDGPVSPCGVCRQVMVELCSPDMKVILGNLKGDMVETTVRDLLPGAFTTADLEQGQAPE comes from the coding sequence ATGGAATCTGCTCTACTTCTTCAGGAAGCGATTAAGGCCAGAGCCAATGCCTATATACCGTATTCCCGTTTCGGCGTCGGTGCTGCCCTGCTGGATCAGGACGGCCATGTCCACCACGGCTGCAACATCGAAAATGCCGCCTATGGCCCGACGAACTGCGGCGAGCGGACCGCGCTGTTCCGTGCTGTCGCCGACGGCCATAAGCCGGGCAGCTTCCGGGCGATCGCCGTTGTTGCCGATACCGATGGACCTGTATCCCCTTGCGGCGTCTGCCGCCAGGTTATGGTCGAGCTGTGCAGCCCCGATATGAAGGTTATCCTCGGCAACCTGAAGGGCGACATGGTCGAGACGACCGTGCGGGATTTGCTGCCCGGCGCGTTTACAACCGCGGATCTGGAGCAGGGGCAGGCGCCGGAGTAG
- a CDS encoding diacylglycerol kinase family protein has product MVKNTAVGHKKFWHSFRFAAHGIASAFKSELNMKVHSVLAVAVLAAAAFFRLPPLSWILLLLAITLVLSTELLNTAIEATIDLVSPDIHPLAKTAKDTAAGAVLLTAVFAVIVGIYVFYHPVMDWITGFMS; this is encoded by the coding sequence ATGGTCAAAAATACGGCGGTAGGCCACAAAAAATTCTGGCATTCATTCCGGTTTGCGGCGCATGGCATTGCCTCCGCGTTCAAATCAGAGCTGAATATGAAGGTGCATAGTGTACTGGCTGTAGCGGTGCTTGCCGCTGCAGCGTTTTTCAGGCTTCCTCCTTTAAGCTGGATACTGCTGCTGCTGGCAATAACGCTTGTACTGAGCACAGAGCTATTGAATACGGCAATAGAAGCGACGATTGATCTGGTGTCGCCGGATATTCATCCCCTGGCCAAGACCGCCAAAGATACCGCCGCAGGAGCTGTGCTGCTTACGGCGGTTTTTGCCGTTATTGTGGGAATCTACGTTTTTTATCATCCGGTGATGGACTGGATCACCGGGTTTATGTCATAA
- the ybeY gene encoding rRNA maturation RNase YbeY gives MSLAINWNNEQEEYEITDALIALLDSILQKAGEAEGMDKGEVDLTFVDNDRIHELNREYRGIDRPTDVLSFAMNEAGEDEPEIIYAVDGDEEYGEIPNSLGDIIISVTRAKEQAEEYGHSLERELGFLFVHGFLHLLGYDHQDAESEAEMMSKQEQVLVQVGLTR, from the coding sequence ATGAGTCTGGCCATCAATTGGAATAATGAGCAGGAAGAATACGAGATAACGGACGCTCTGATAGCGCTTCTGGACAGCATTCTGCAAAAAGCAGGTGAAGCCGAAGGAATGGATAAGGGAGAGGTCGACCTTACTTTTGTGGATAACGACCGCATTCATGAGCTGAACCGTGAATACCGGGGGATTGACCGCCCAACGGATGTGCTGTCGTTTGCAATGAATGAAGCCGGGGAGGACGAACCGGAGATTATATATGCGGTTGACGGGGATGAAGAATACGGGGAGATTCCAAACTCGCTGGGTGATATTATTATCTCGGTTACACGCGCTAAGGAGCAGGCAGAGGAATACGGCCACTCCCTGGAGCGGGAGCTTGGCTTCCTGTTCGTGCACGGCTTCCTGCACCTGCTGGGCTACGATCATCAGGATGCTGAATCAGAGGCCGAGATGATGTCCAAACAGGAGCAGGTACTGGTACAGGTGGGGTTGACCCGCTAA
- a CDS encoding HD family phosphohydrolase, which yields MASKQPSKLSGFVYSNTGWKYSAATRYALFLFLGLVFYFSLSSDLLPKRYDIKVNTTSAKEISAPKQILDNKAKLKAQEAAAEGVQNKYAIIPIRADSLVTLLLDRIDSLNQDDLISQSEKIGIYKDVIPQRANDFVQSFINSSRSAGTYSDTLLEEIQTGIAEQAYTIPEETYIKIPRLTTQDIIEMKQVAREIVIKLMNDQIVDAQTARAKVAEQVSVSSLSQRTAREVTQELVRLVIMPNKFFDEEATKEAKVEARENTPDVFIEQGDVLVAKGEMITPELYALLDENGLLSNEVNYWPQFGLLLLSVMLSAGLMVFIRYSGGTGSSGFKYNNSQLLMLVLVFVITMITMKLAAFLQTDVRYYVGFLAPVAIGAMLIAMLLDMTLAYFCSILFSVLASIILNVQQNTVFDFTFGFFALVVSYVAIFATHRAGQRSTLLKGGIMVSLFGTVTVFMLKLLGGGAWNDTQTLYSLGFAFAGGLLTAVLVIGLMPFFEATFGILSALKLVELSNPNHPLLRKLLTETPGTYHHSVMVGNLSEAAAEAIGADGLLCRVGSYYHDIGKTKRPFYFIENQNNMENPHDSIEPALSKSIIVAHARDGVEMQKEYKLPKPIRDIAEQHHGTTFLHYFYHKALKIAEEKGVSPDFTEEDFRYPGPKAQSKEAAVVGIADSVEAAVRSLRKPTVVQVETMIEKIIKSRLDDHQFDECDLTIKELDIIARTLKETVMGIFHSRIEYPEEVKKPKNEEGAATT from the coding sequence ATGGCTTCAAAGCAACCATCGAAACTAAGCGGATTCGTATACAGCAATACCGGATGGAAGTATAGCGCGGCGACGCGCTATGCTCTTTTCCTGTTCCTGGGGCTGGTCTTCTACTTCAGCCTTTCTTCAGATCTGCTGCCGAAACGCTATGATATTAAAGTGAATACAACCAGCGCCAAGGAGATTTCGGCCCCGAAGCAGATTCTTGATAACAAGGCGAAGCTGAAGGCCCAGGAAGCTGCGGCGGAGGGTGTCCAGAACAAGTATGCCATTATACCGATCAGGGCGGATAGCCTTGTTACCCTGCTGCTGGACCGGATTGACAGCCTGAATCAGGATGATCTGATCTCGCAAAGCGAAAAAATCGGCATTTACAAGGATGTTATTCCGCAGCGGGCCAATGATTTTGTACAGAGCTTTATCAATTCCAGCCGCAGCGCCGGTACCTATTCCGATACGCTCCTGGAGGAGATCCAGACCGGCATTGCTGAACAGGCCTATACCATTCCTGAAGAGACCTATATCAAAATTCCGCGGCTGACCACCCAGGATATCATCGAAATGAAGCAGGTTGCCCGGGAAATTGTCATCAAGCTGATGAATGACCAGATTGTCGACGCCCAGACCGCCCGCGCCAAGGTAGCGGAGCAGGTCAGCGTCAGCTCACTCAGCCAGCGGACCGCCCGTGAAGTAACCCAGGAGCTGGTCCGGCTGGTCATTATGCCTAATAAATTTTTTGATGAGGAAGCCACCAAGGAAGCTAAGGTTGAAGCACGCGAAAATACACCTGATGTGTTCATTGAGCAGGGCGATGTGCTTGTAGCCAAAGGAGAAATGATCACACCTGAGCTGTATGCGCTCCTCGATGAGAACGGGCTGCTCAGCAATGAGGTTAACTACTGGCCGCAATTCGGCCTGCTGCTGCTGTCGGTCATGCTCTCTGCCGGACTGATGGTATTCATCCGCTATTCGGGAGGCACCGGCAGCTCAGGGTTCAAGTACAATAACTCCCAGCTTCTGATGCTGGTGCTGGTCTTTGTGATCACCATGATCACCATGAAGCTGGCAGCCTTCCTGCAGACCGATGTCCGCTACTATGTCGGCTTCCTGGCTCCGGTCGCCATCGGGGCGATGCTGATAGCTATGCTGCTGGACATGACACTGGCATATTTCTGCTCCATTCTGTTCAGCGTGCTCGCCAGCATTATTCTGAACGTGCAGCAGAATACGGTATTTGATTTTACCTTTGGCTTCTTTGCGCTGGTAGTATCGTATGTGGCGATTTTTGCCACGCATCGCGCCGGCCAGCGTTCCACGCTCCTAAAAGGCGGGATCATGGTCTCCCTATTCGGCACCGTCACTGTGTTTATGCTGAAGCTGCTCGGCGGCGGGGCCTGGAATGATACGCAGACCTTGTATTCGCTTGGCTTTGCTTTTGCCGGGGGACTGCTGACAGCAGTGCTTGTAATCGGGCTGATGCCGTTCTTTGAAGCTACCTTCGGTATCCTGTCGGCGCTGAAGCTGGTAGAGCTGTCTAACCCGAATCACCCTTTGCTGCGCAAGCTGCTTACAGAAACACCGGGAACCTATCATCACAGCGTCATGGTCGGAAACCTGTCGGAAGCGGCAGCGGAGGCAATTGGAGCAGACGGCCTGCTATGCCGGGTAGGCTCCTATTATCACGACATCGGGAAGACGAAGCGGCCGTTTTATTTTATTGAGAATCAGAACAATATGGAGAATCCGCATGATTCGATTGAGCCGGCGCTCAGCAAATCCATCATTGTGGCGCATGCCCGTGACGGGGTGGAGATGCAGAAGGAGTACAAGCTGCCCAAGCCGATCCGCGACATTGCCGAGCAGCATCACGGCACGACGTTCCTGCATTATTTTTACCATAAGGCGCTGAAGATAGCGGAGGAAAAGGGCGTTTCGCCTGATTTCACCGAAGAGGATTTCCGTTATCCCGGGCCGAAGGCGCAGTCTAAGGAGGCTGCGGTGGTCGGTATCGCCGACAGTGTGGAAGCAGCGGTCCGTTCACTACGTAAGCCAACCGTTGTTCAAGTAGAGACAATGATTGAAAAGATAATAAAAAGCAGGCTGGACGACCACCAGTTTGATGAATGTGACCTGACGATCAAGGAGCTGGACATTATTGCCCGGACGCTCAAAGAGACGGTCATGGGGATTTTTCACTCGCGGATCGAATATCCTGAAGAAGTGAAGAAACCGAAGAATGAGGAAGGGGCGGCTACAACATGA
- a CDS encoding PhoH family protein, producing MSEQTASIRISLQNAGEAQSLFGPQDGFLKIIESEIPAVIDSREAEITIRGAERQVDMLEQLFNVLLSLIRSGYILSERDVQYAVELAKEFRADQLLDLFKGEITTTFRGKPIRVKTIGQKHYVTTIKKRDIVFGIGPAGTGKTYLAVVLAVAALKEGSVKRIVLTRPAVEAGESLGFLPGDLQEKVDPYLRPLYDALYDVMGPDQVAKALERGLIEIAPLAYMRGRTLDDSFIILDEAQNTTPEQMKMFLTRLGFGSKMVITGDVTQIDLPRGKKSGLIEAKAILSGIEELGFVYFAEQDVVRHSLVQKIIVAYDRSAENLD from the coding sequence TTGTCAGAACAGACTGCAAGCATTCGTATATCTTTGCAAAATGCGGGAGAAGCGCAATCCCTGTTCGGCCCGCAGGATGGATTTCTGAAGATCATTGAAAGTGAAATTCCGGCAGTGATTGACTCCCGTGAAGCGGAAATCACGATACGCGGGGCTGAGCGTCAGGTGGACATGCTGGAGCAGCTGTTTAACGTGCTGCTGTCCCTGATCCGCAGCGGATATATTCTCAGTGAGCGTGATGTCCAGTATGCGGTGGAGCTGGCTAAGGAGTTCCGTGCCGATCAGCTGCTGGACCTGTTCAAGGGTGAAATCACGACCACGTTCCGCGGCAAGCCGATCCGTGTCAAAACCATCGGCCAGAAGCATTATGTGACCACGATCAAGAAACGCGATATCGTCTTTGGTATCGGGCCTGCGGGAACGGGTAAAACCTACCTTGCCGTTGTCCTGGCTGTTGCTGCCCTCAAGGAAGGCTCCGTGAAGCGGATTGTGCTTACCCGTCCTGCTGTCGAAGCAGGCGAAAGCCTCGGCTTTCTGCCGGGTGATCTGCAGGAGAAGGTTGATCCGTATCTCCGTCCGCTCTACGACGCCCTGTACGACGTTATGGGGCCGGATCAGGTGGCCAAAGCGCTTGAACGGGGACTGATTGAAATAGCACCGCTCGCCTATATGCGCGGACGTACCCTGGACGATTCTTTTATTATCCTGGATGAAGCCCAGAATACGACTCCCGAGCAGATGAAGATGTTCCTGACCCGGCTCGGCTTCGGCTCCAAAATGGTCATCACCGGTGACGTCACCCAGATCGACCTGCCGCGCGGCAAGAAATCAGGATTAATCGAAGCTAAGGCGATTTTATCCGGCATTGAGGAGCTCGGGTTTGTGTATTTTGCTGAACAGGATGTAGTAAGACATTCCCTGGTCCAGAAAATTATCGTAGCCTATGACCGCTCTGCCGAAAACCTCGACTAA
- the yqfD gene encoding sporulation protein YqfD has translation MKEPPLSALRGFVTLHVTGPAVESFINAVTEAGIVIWEVKPARDGASLNLLLDDFFSLRPLLKKTGCRMHVTARSGIPFRLARLWRRKLFSGGILLFGVMLLLFCSMIWTVRVEGNQRIASDDLLAAARQEGIYPFQWIWRMDEPDMLSKRMISRVPGISWIGVERTGTSITLRIVEADQPEQRPLLTQRHLVSRTDAVVTGIYAEQGRPVVGLNARVKKGQILISGALGDEENIEYVVAKGEVRGLVWHEYNIEVPLKTTGSTYTGERKDRTYLVIGDWAVQLWGYGKAGFSKSRTLTENNMLSWRSLQLPLGVMTEKELEVEYSSSVKTAEEARAEGIARAKSDILARYGTDSTIKSQKILHEKKDNGKVYMKVLFEVEERIAEELPIVNN, from the coding sequence ATGAAAGAGCCGCCTCTGTCAGCACTGCGGGGGTTCGTTACACTGCATGTGACGGGACCTGCGGTGGAAAGCTTTATCAACGCCGTTACCGAAGCCGGCATCGTGATCTGGGAGGTGAAGCCTGCAAGGGACGGCGCTTCCCTGAACCTGCTGCTGGACGACTTCTTCAGCCTCCGGCCGCTTTTAAAAAAGACAGGCTGCCGCATGCACGTCACTGCGAGAAGCGGTATACCCTTCAGGCTTGCCAGGCTGTGGAGGCGCAAGCTTTTTTCTGGAGGCATCCTGCTGTTCGGGGTTATGCTTCTGCTGTTCTGCTCCATGATCTGGACGGTCCGGGTCGAAGGCAACCAGCGGATTGCCTCGGATGATCTGCTGGCCGCCGCGCGTCAGGAAGGGATATATCCGTTTCAGTGGATCTGGCGCATGGATGAGCCGGACATGCTCTCCAAGCGGATGATCTCCCGGGTGCCGGGAATCTCCTGGATTGGTGTGGAGCGGACCGGGACGAGCATCACCCTGCGGATTGTTGAGGCAGACCAGCCGGAGCAGCGTCCGCTGCTGACCCAGCGCCATCTGGTCAGCAGAACGGATGCGGTGGTTACCGGGATCTATGCGGAGCAGGGCAGACCTGTTGTGGGCCTCAATGCCCGGGTCAAAAAAGGACAAATTCTCATATCAGGCGCTTTGGGCGATGAGGAAAACATAGAGTACGTAGTAGCCAAGGGCGAGGTAAGGGGTCTTGTCTGGCATGAATACAATATCGAGGTTCCCCTTAAGACAACCGGCAGCACCTATACAGGAGAGCGGAAAGACCGGACCTACCTTGTCATAGGGGACTGGGCAGTTCAGCTGTGGGGATACGGCAAGGCGGGCTTCAGCAAATCACGCACGCTCACGGAGAATAATATGCTGTCCTGGCGTTCCCTTCAGCTGCCGCTGGGCGTGATGACGGAGAAGGAGCTGGAGGTTGAGTATTCGTCCTCGGTAAAGACGGCGGAAGAGGCGAGGGCGGAGGGAATTGCCCGCGCCAAAAGCGATATTTTGGCCCGTTACGGCACTGACAGCACCATTAAAAGTCAAAAAATTTTGCATGAGAAGAAAGACAATGGTAAAGTTTATATGAAAGTGCTGTTTGAGGTGGAAGAGAGAATCGCGGAAGAACTTCCGATAGTAAACAACTGA
- the yqfC gene encoding sporulation protein YqfC: protein MTRIGRRLRGWTNGVLDLPQDVLQELPRITLIGNKELYIENHRGVLQFSSGQLTIALAKGSLEISGQELMIRNILGQELAVEGIIGEIRYKGSEEKP from the coding sequence ATGACCCGTATCGGCCGCAGGCTGCGGGGATGGACAAACGGGGTACTGGATCTTCCGCAGGATGTGCTGCAGGAGCTGCCCCGGATCACCCTGATCGGCAATAAGGAGCTATATATCGAGAATCACCGCGGTGTGCTGCAGTTTTCGTCCGGACAGCTTACCATCGCGTTAGCCAAAGGTTCACTTGAAATCTCCGGACAGGAGCTAATGATCCGTAATATTCTAGGCCAGGAGCTGGCTGTTGAAGGCATTATCGGAGAAATCAGATACAAGGGAAGCGAGGAGAAACCATGA
- the floA gene encoding flotillin-like protein FloA (flotillin-like protein involved in membrane lipid rafts), which produces MGEATWIPILLIAVVVIIVLSVFFSFFPVMLWISAWASGVRISIITLVAMRLRRVTPSRIVNPLIKATKAGLGLNINQLESHYLAGGNVDRVVNALIAAQRANIPLEFTRAAAIDLAGRDVLLAVQMSVNPRVIETPIVAAVARNGIEVKVKARVTVRANIDRLVGGAGEETIIARVGEGIVTTVGSSNSHKDVLENPDSISRTVLSKGLDSGTAFEILSIDIADVDVGKNIGAYLQTEQAEADKRIAQAKAEERRAMAVAHEQEMKAKVVEMKALVVESESQVPLAMAEALRSGQLGVMDYMNLKNIEADTQMRGSLGKANDGDDPNRPTNK; this is translated from the coding sequence ATGGGTGAAGCTACTTGGATTCCTATTTTGCTGATCGCGGTTGTCGTGATCATTGTGTTGAGTGTGTTCTTCAGCTTCTTCCCGGTTATGCTCTGGATTTCTGCATGGGCATCCGGTGTGAGAATCAGCATTATTACGCTGGTGGCGATGAGACTGCGCCGGGTAACGCCGAGCCGGATTGTTAATCCTCTGATCAAGGCTACCAAAGCCGGCCTGGGGCTGAATATTAATCAGCTCGAAAGCCATTACCTCGCCGGAGGTAACGTTGACCGGGTTGTCAATGCGCTGATTGCGGCGCAGCGGGCCAATATCCCGCTTGAATTTACACGCGCAGCGGCTATCGACCTGGCCGGACGTGACGTGCTGCTGGCAGTGCAGATGAGCGTTAACCCGCGTGTTATTGAAACGCCGATTGTTGCAGCGGTTGCCCGGAACGGGATTGAGGTAAAGGTAAAAGCACGGGTAACGGTCCGGGCCAACATCGACCGGCTGGTCGGCGGTGCGGGTGAAGAGACTATCATTGCCCGTGTCGGTGAAGGGATTGTAACTACCGTAGGTTCCAGTAATTCGCACAAGGACGTACTGGAGAATCCGGATTCGATTTCCCGGACTGTGCTGTCGAAGGGGCTTGATTCCGGTACGGCTTTTGAAATTCTCTCGATTGATATTGCGGACGTTGATGTCGGCAAAAATATCGGCGCGTACCTGCAGACTGAGCAGGCCGAAGCGGACAAGCGCATCGCCCAGGCGAAAGCGGAGGAGCGCAGAGCAATGGCTGTTGCCCATGAGCAGGAGATGAAGGCAAAGGTTGTCGAAATGAAGGCGCTGGTTGTCGAATCGGAATCCCAGGTACCGCTGGCTATGGCGGAAGCGCTGCGGTCCGGACAGCTTGGTGTTATGGATTACATGAATCTCAAGAACATCGAGGCGGACACGCAGATGCGCGGGTCACTCGGTAAAGCGAATGACGGGGATGATCCGAACCGTCCGACCAATAAATAA
- a CDS encoding NfeD family protein, whose translation MSRFRKMLVACTAVMLLLMLCVPVMAGASGTTDRQAGAAQSGPVFIIPVDQEIERGLQSFLERGFAEAANYGAVLIVLEIDTPGGLVDSAEQIGTLVRDSEIPVTAYIKGDAASAGSYIALNADTIIMKPGSMIGAASLVDMNGNSVDDAKMISYWKSKMVGAATLNGRDPDIAAGMMDVNLVVNKPELGVSKTAGQIIALTSDEALKAGYAEHLAATPEEAIGLLGYSTDDIFHVKQTGAEKLSHFLTNPLVMVILLFIGIAGIVIELLVPGFGAPGIIGTLAFALYFFGNYVAGFAGAETWLLFILGLVMLVLELFVPSFGILGLLGSICLIAGVVRAAFSYTHALLNLGIAFAAAAVVIAVVVVIFKERGIWNRFILQESLTKEEGFVPVLEKLSLVGAAGLSVTPLRPAGTAMFNGERVDVVTEGSFISSDRPVSVVKVEGGRVVVKETTE comes from the coding sequence ATGAGCAGATTCCGGAAAATGCTTGTAGCCTGCACTGCTGTTATGCTGCTGCTGATGCTGTGCGTACCGGTAATGGCCGGAGCATCGGGGACGACGGACCGGCAGGCCGGGGCAGCCCAAAGCGGTCCAGTCTTTATCATTCCGGTGGATCAGGAAATTGAACGCGGCCTGCAGAGCTTTCTGGAGCGCGGATTTGCTGAAGCGGCAAACTACGGTGCGGTTCTGATTGTACTTGAAATCGATACGCCGGGGGGACTGGTGGACTCTGCCGAGCAGATTGGAACACTGGTCAGAGACAGCGAGATTCCGGTTACCGCCTATATTAAAGGCGACGCTGCGTCGGCAGGAAGCTACATAGCGCTGAACGCGGATACCATCATTATGAAGCCCGGGAGCATGATTGGTGCGGCTTCGCTGGTGGATATGAACGGAAACAGCGTGGATGACGCCAAGATGATCTCTTACTGGAAATCAAAAATGGTAGGAGCAGCCACGCTGAACGGGCGTGATCCCGACATTGCTGCCGGGATGATGGATGTGAATCTGGTTGTGAACAAGCCTGAGCTCGGTGTGAGCAAAACGGCAGGGCAGATTATTGCTCTGACCAGTGACGAGGCGCTGAAGGCAGGCTATGCCGAGCATCTGGCGGCTACCCCGGAAGAGGCGATTGGCTTGCTTGGCTACTCGACTGACGACATTTTTCACGTCAAGCAGACCGGCGCGGAGAAATTGTCGCATTTTCTCACCAATCCGCTTGTAATGGTCATTCTGCTCTTTATCGGAATTGCCGGAATCGTCATTGAGCTGCTCGTTCCGGGCTTCGGTGCTCCCGGTATTATCGGGACGCTGGCCTTCGCGCTGTATTTCTTCGGGAACTATGTGGCAGGCTTTGCGGGAGCAGAGACATGGCTGCTGTTCATTCTGGGGCTTGTCATGCTCGTTCTGGAGCTGTTTGTGCCTAGCTTCGGAATCCTCGGGCTGCTGGGTTCAATCTGTCTGATTGCCGGCGTTGTACGGGCAGCCTTCAGCTATACCCACGCCCTGCTTAATCTCGGCATCGCATTTGCCGCTGCGGCGGTAGTGATCGCGGTTGTTGTGGTTATTTTTAAGGAGCGCGGCATCTGGAACCGGTTCATCCTCCAGGAGAGTCTGACCAAAGAAGAAGGGTTTGTACCTGTGCTGGAAAAGCTAAGCCTTGTAGGTGCAGCTGGGTTGAGTGTTACTCCTCTGCGGCCGGCGGGAACTGCTATGTTCAACGGTGAACGTGTGGATGTAGTGACTGAAGGCAGCTTTATCAGCTCTGACCGGCCCGTTTCCGTCGTGAAGGTGGAGGGCGGACGGGTGGTTGTAAAGGAAACAACGGAATGA
- a CDS encoding GatB/YqeY domain-containing protein, with product MNLSERLNEDMKQAMKSKDKFTLSTIRMVRSTINYSEIELKRTLDDNEVLDILSREIKQRKDALQEFESAGREELAANTKAEIEIIIKYLPAQLSEEEIKVIVQQTIQETGASSKSDMGKVMSALMPKVKGRADGKLVNQAVLQFLQ from the coding sequence ATGAATCTTAGCGAACGATTGAACGAAGATATGAAGCAAGCGATGAAGAGTAAGGACAAGTTCACACTCTCCACCATTCGAATGGTTCGTTCTACGATAAATTATTCTGAAATAGAATTAAAGAGAACATTAGACGACAACGAAGTGCTTGATATCCTTAGTCGTGAAATCAAACAGCGCAAAGATGCCCTCCAAGAATTTGAATCAGCGGGTCGTGAAGAGCTTGCCGCGAATACGAAGGCAGAAATCGAGATTATCATTAAGTATCTTCCTGCGCAGCTTTCCGAAGAAGAAATTAAAGTAATTGTACAGCAGACCATCCAGGAAACCGGTGCTTCTTCGAAAAGTGATATGGGTAAGGTCATGAGCGCACTGATGCCTAAGGTCAAAGGTCGCGCCGATGGTAAACTTGTGAACCAGGCGGTTCTGCAATTTCTGCAATAA
- the rpsU gene encoding 30S ribosomal protein S21: MSETKVRKNETIDAALRRFKRSIAKDGVLAEVKKRKHYEKPSVKRKKKSEAARKRKF; this comes from the coding sequence GTGTCTGAAACGAAAGTTCGTAAAAACGAGACAATTGATGCTGCACTTCGTCGCTTTAAACGTTCCATCGCTAAAGATGGTGTCTTGGCTGAGGTGAAGAAACGCAAGCATTATGAGAAGCCAAGCGTTAAGCGCAAGAAGAAGTCTGAGGCTGCTCGTAAGAGAAAGTTTTAG
- a CDS encoding histidine triad nucleotide-binding protein, whose amino-acid sequence METVFSKIIEGTIPSKKVFENERILAFHDIQPAAPVHVLIIPKKFIASMNDVTAEDLPLIGEIHAVAQQIAVELGVADTGYRLINNCGPDSGQAVPHLHYHLIGGAKLGALVGISDSHA is encoded by the coding sequence ATGGAAACTGTTTTTAGCAAAATTATTGAGGGCACCATCCCTTCAAAAAAAGTGTTTGAGAACGAGCGTATCCTGGCATTTCATGACATCCAGCCCGCTGCACCTGTGCATGTGCTGATCATTCCCAAGAAGTTCATTGCTTCGATGAATGATGTAACTGCAGAGGATCTGCCGCTGATCGGCGAGATTCATGCGGTGGCACAGCAGATTGCTGTAGAGCTTGGCGTCGCTGACACGGGATACCGGCTGATTAACAACTGCGGACCTGACAGCGGACAGGCGGTGCCGCATCTTCATTACCATCTGATCGGCGGCGCCAAGCTGGGCGCTCTTGTCGGGATTTCGGATTCGCACGCATAG